GAAATCCCAGCTACAAGAAGCCAGTTCTTTCTGATCCAAttgctatttttcatttcttctttcaaacTCAAGCTCAGACTCAAAGCTGCTTCTttctataagaaataaaaataaaacattttagagaAATAATTCCAAAACATTTAATAGATTATAGTTTAGTAATTACTTTTAATGCTCTGCTCCTTCTTTAGAAAAAGGAACTACCCACTGGCGCAAACCCCCAAAaatgagaaatgtaaatcaacttAGACTaaacattcatttctttattcttcaATGAATCCCTACAAGAAAAAGTactgatattttaataattttggaaTGCACAGTAACACAGCGAGAAAGCTTACAGTACAGTTATTCAAATATGATATGCTTCTAGAAGACAAATGCCATGTGAAACTCATAGAATTTGGTCTCTGAGTCCcaaatgtttttattctcttACATCAAGATCTAGTGTTGTTTCTTCTCTAACTTTCGTTTGCTTGGAAATCTTAGGTGTGAATACAAGTGCATTTATATCAAATCCTGtttataaataattatgaaaatgagATAACTGTTAGGATTCCTAATACAGACACTCTCTAATGTACAGTCTACATCTAGCTAGACAAATCTACACAACACATTTACCAAAGAATaaacaatgttttaattttaaatatttggctAAAGTCAGAGCAGTTCTCTGTAGTTTTACCCGATCAATCAATGATTTTCAGTTTTGATGTCCTATATCTAACCATCCCCCAAATTTTGGCTAATGACAATAAATACAAAAGCCAGGGAGTGTGCTGGATGACAAGGAGATAAATAGGATCTGATTTGCAATGTGATCTCAAAGAgtgtaaataatataaaatgctatCATTTACCAAGTGTGCTAGCGCTTGTACTAGTTTCCTTAATGAGGTTGGAAGAAGCGTGCCTGAGGCATAAAATTCTGATACTATAATAATATGTGGAAAGGATAAAAATCTCAGGTCATAGACCTTATCTGTTGAGGCTTGGTGCTTTGAAGGTAAAGGTTCAGCCAATTATTAGTTATTTTCAGGAATATGCTAACCACGCTAACCACTGGACAGTGTTTAGCACAAATAAAACTAATTGAACTACTCAGACTACAGTACTACCCAGAGCTGTCTATGGCACAATACGATACAGACCAAAAAGGTGATTTGAAGATGTGCAAAGAAGATGTGAAGAGAACAAGGGAATGCTATGCAAAGTGTTCTTTTGGTTACCACTCCTCCCAATTTAGTTAAAGGGCTGTAACCATGGCAATTGGGCCCAAATAAAGTGAAAGCAATGATGGCCAGCTTTCTCCCTGCAATGATAAAGCTATAGTCATCTCTTTTTATAGCACGAGGAGGAAAAAAAGTTTCTGTTCATCTTATGCAAGGAACAACAAAGGtacttaaatattatttcaaaggTTATTTTAGATTTGGCAAAATCTGTGAAATACATTTAAATGAAAGCTTAGTGACTTCCATACATAAATTTGCAcgttacaacacacacacacacacacaaaccacaaATCATAACAGAGACTGTGCTTAATAAAGTGATTTCTCTAGTTACTTTTCAATACATAATAGTGACATGCGACTTTTCAAAAGTAGAATGCCAAATTGGCACCTCTAACAGTCTTGTGGTAGTGAGACCAGTAACCACATCTTTTGGCTAATAtctctataaaatgagaaaggaagagtGTTGGTGACTCCCAAATCATTTTTACGATGTCAAAACTTGCTGACTTCTGGTCCTATGTCTAGATCTAGACAAAATAAGgtacaattgaaaaaaaaagaaacgtaaCACAGGGCTGGCTTATAGCATAGGTTTGGAAGTGTCAGTTCagctatttctttcttcctaacAATGTGACCCATTATTCCAAAAGTTACCATTACATGAATGGCCCTGACTATTCCTGGATGCACTGGCCTGGCAGATGGGCTTTTTGCAGTGATGGATAACAATTAAATAATACTAAAACCTACATGACTATATTCTAAATTCAGAGctataaaatatgatttaaagaaatataaacacataaaattttttcctaaaaggaatcagggctctttggagaagtggctgattcTAGGTCTGAGGCAAGAAATAAACTAGATGAGCTGGGGACTTTTTTCTGCCAAAAAGTAATAACGTTATTAAAGATCACTTGGATCATATCAAagggcacaggaaaaaaaaaaaacgacacaGGAGTCAACTTGGAGGGAATCTAAGATGGGAAAATttaagcattaaaaagaatactgACAGTAATAGACTGAGATAattcaaatatattataaaaactgATAAAGGGAAATAAACCATATATCTTGCTTTTCCTGTATAAATGCATTTTGAGTGGTAACTGAATAGTTGAGGCAAAGTTGGTCCAGCtaataaatggagaagaaatgaTAGCATTTCAGCAGCATAATTTTGCAACACCTAATGAAGTAATGGACTACACCATCATAGTGGTTGGCAAATTATAGCCCATGGACCATATCCAGCCCACTGCCTATTTTGTAAATAGTTTATTGGCTCACCCTCATGTATGGTGTATGAATGCTTTTGTGCTAGAACTGAAAGTTAAATAGTAAGAGTTACCATTAATTTTTTCAGTGTCATAATACACTTGTGGTTGTATGTGTTTATCCTCACTGTTAAAGATACATACCAAAACCTGAGACTTGCTTAAAAATAttccagcaataaaaaaaaaaaaaagggaggggatagATAAAAAGAGATTGGTAAAATGTTAATAGTTTGTTAAAGTTGGGGGATGGATACCATAGAGTTGAATATACTATTCTCTCTCTATTTGGGGTTTGTTTGCAACTTtccataataaaagtaaaaatttttaaaaataacggACAGATACAGCACATTCTTTTGACGTACTTCAACCACTAGGACATTATTACTCACCTGAAGGTCAAAATggtatattaaaatagaaaatgttccACAATTGTAGGGTCACAGCTCTCTATCTGCGGCCAAATGAGTTTCATAATTCATTATTTCTTGGATTTTAGAAACACAGTATAGTGTATAACAcccaaaatcaaaataatatggtGTTTAACACCCGGAATCAATATAATCATAATATAGTATAACACTCATAATCAAATACAACAATATTTATGCAGTGAAACTAAATATTCATATTAAGTGGAATAAAGATTAATGCCTCATGTCAGTTAAGATCAACTAGCTAAGGAGTTATGACAAAACCTTTTGGATTTTAGAACTTTCTGGATTTGGGAATTATTGATAGGGGTCTATAGACCTGAATTATATTACTATATGCTCTTATTTCAGTGACTCTGAAAAGTAACAAATTACTTTGAAGCTAAAATATTAGTCATTCTTTGGTAGCCATGGGGGATTCGTTCCAGGACCCCCCCCctcggataccaaaatctgcagatgctcaagtcccttatataaaatggggaggtatttgcatataacataGGCATATCCTCCCAGATACTTTAAATCGTCTCTAaaatacttataatacctaatacaatgtaaatgctatgtaagtagttgctttttggaactttctggaattattttaaaaaatatttttggtccGTGGTTCACTGAATCTGTGGATTTGGAACCTATGGGTACAGAGAGCTGACTGTAGATATTAAGGAATAAATacaattagttttatttatcttggaAAAATCAGAgaacaataataaagaaaagaaccTTTTGCAAGTTACAGATTTGTAAGTGCGGCATGGATTTATGGCAGGGGAAAAACTGCTCCTTTGGACACAATTATGATCCTGGTGACACTGCTAGTGAAAAGGGCAGGACAAGTAATGGACTGACTGTCCTTTCAGGCAAGTGTCAAAGCTTTCTGTGGAACCAAATTTTCTAGAAGCAACTGTAGGATAATATTTTGCCAGTGGCTCATAATAAAAACAACAGGTTAACTCACCAACTTAGGCTTTTATTGCCAGAGCCCTATACTTTCTTAAAGATTGTTTCCCATTGTTGGAACATGCCATTTGGTTGACCACATTAAATCAAACTCACCTGAAGCGCTCAAGTCTGCTATTCCCCTGGGATGTGGTTCTTCTCAGGACTTGTGGGTGCCAGACTGTCTGGCTCAGGAAGGTCATCCTTATTAGGAATTTGGAAGACAGGGCTGCTTTTGATCCTGTGCCACCCCAAATGTATGAGCCCAACTAGAGGTATCATAACAACCAGAACTTTGTAGTCTCTCCAGAACTTCTGAAAGCTCATAGTGCTTCAGCATTAGTGCACCTAAGAAAAGGCCAAcagttaaaagaaacaaacaaacaaaaaatccctcAAATTACATCTATATACCACCACAAGCAGAATATTGCACTCTAATAAACGCTGCCTGTTAAAAGTTTTTAGTTACAATACATTGCAATGTTAATTAACAAAAAGAGACATTGTAGACTTAAAGGGATGGCAGGAAATCAGGCTTGGGAAACTTATAGAGCAATAC
This DNA window, taken from Balaenoptera ricei isolate mBalRic1 chromosome 15, mBalRic1.hap2, whole genome shotgun sequence, encodes the following:
- the LOC132348527 gene encoding uncharacterized LOC128706665 homolog, which gives rise to MSFQKFWRDYKVLVVMIPLVGLIHLGWHRIKSSPVFQIPNKDDLPEPDSLAPTSPEKNHIPGE